In Glycine max cultivar Williams 82 chromosome 7, Glycine_max_v4.0, whole genome shotgun sequence, a single window of DNA contains:
- the LOC100776242 gene encoding lipoamide acyltransferase component of branched-chain alpha-keto acid dehydrogenase complex, mitochondrial: MLSSRIWQRRALISARTLFSASASHSSSSSPAIPFRFSKANASSSSHLIFNFARVNIYWFSTQPALELPASKIVDVPLAQTGEGIAECELLKWYVQEGDYVEDFQPLCEVQSDKATIEITSRYKGKISSFLYVPGDIVKVGETLLKILVDESAFPSGTPCDSENAKSPDSDQTLVNESVLTTVVDDSDNAKLIDSDPGKGRQTGVLSTPAIRSLAKQHGIDITEVCGTGKDGRVLKEDVLNFAVKKGIIKNPSTVLHSDSGEQLQGAEGYNCNVATKFYRSSEDRTLPLRGFQRAMVKSMSLAAKVPHFHYVDEINCDALVELKTSFQKNNPYPDVKYTFLPILIKSLSMALSKYPFMNSCFKEDALEVVLKGSHNVGIAMATPHGLVVPNIKNVQSLSIMEITKDLARLQQLASDNKLTSEEIYGGTITLSNIGAIGGKFGSPLINLPEVSIIAIGRIQIVPRFADNGNVYPASLMNVNIGADHRVLDGATVARFCNEWKQLIENPELLTLHLK; encoded by the exons ATGCTGAGCAGCCGCATATGGCAGAGGAGAGCTTTGATCTCCGCCCGGACCTTATTTTCTGCCTCCGCTTCTCATTCCTCATCATCTTCCCCTGCGATCCCGTTTCGCTTCTCCAAAGCtaatgcttcttcttcttcacatcTGATT TTCAATTTTGCACGTGTGAACATATATTGGTTTTCTACTCAACCCGCCCTTGAGCTTCCCGCAAGCAAGATTGTGGACGTGCCATTGGCACAAACGGGTGAAGGCATCGCAGAATGTGAGCTTCTCAAATGGTATGTCCAAGAG GGGGATTATGTTGAAGACTTTCAACCACTTTGCGAAGTTCAAAGTGATAAAGCTACCATAGAAATTACTAGTCGTTACAAAGGAAAAATTTCTAGCTTTCTCTACGTTCCTGGTGATATTGTGAAG GTTGGAGAAACTCTATTAAAGATATTAGTTGACGAGTCTGCATTTCCTTCAGGGACTCCTTGTGATTCTGAAAATGCAAAGTCACCTGATTCTGATCAGACATTAGTAAATGAGTCTGTGCTTACTACTGTAGTTGACGATTCTGACAATGCCAAGTTGATAGATTCTGATCCTGGAAAAGGGAGACAAACTGGAGTTCTATCAACACCTGCTATAAGAAGTCTAGCAAAGCAACATGGTATAGATATAACTGAAGTCTGTGGAACTGGAAAAGATGGAAGGGTTTTGAAAGAAGACGTGCTCAATTTTGCTGTCAAGAAAGGAATCATTAAAAATCCATCTACTGTCTTGCATTCTGATTCTGGAGAACAGCTTCAGGGAGCTGAAGGATACAACTGCAATGTCGCAACTAAATTTTATAGGTCGTCTGAGGACAGGACACTTCCCCTTAG gGGATTCCAAAGAGCAATGGTAAAGTCAATGTCCCTGGCTGCTAAAGTCCCACATTTTCATTATGTGGATGAGATAAATTGTGATGCCCTTGTGGAGCTTAAAACAtcttttcagaaaaataatccTTATCCAGATGTTAAGTACACTTTCCTTCCAATATTAATCAAATCACTATCAATGGCCCTCAGTAAGTACCCCTTTATGAACAGTTGCTTCAAAGAGGATGCATTGGAGGTTGTCCTCAAAG GTTCACACAACGTTGGAATTGCCATGGCGACACCACATGGTTTAGTTGtgccaaacataaaaaatgttcaGTCTCTTTCCATAATGGAG ATAACCAAAGATCTGGCAAGGTTACAACAATTGGCTTCAGATAACAAGTTAACTTCTGAGGAAATATATGGTGGTACTATCACTTTGAGCAACATTGGAGCAATTGGTGGAAAGTTTGGTTCCCCACTTATCAATCTGCCTGAAGTCTCTATTATTGCCATTGGTAGAATTCAGATAGTTCCACGGTTTGCTGATAATGGAAATGTGTATCCTGCATCACTCATGAAT GTTAATATTGGTGCAGATCACAGAGTCTTGGACGGAGCAACCGTTGCAAGATTTTGCAACGAGTGGAAGCAATTAATTGAAAATCCCGAGCTCCTCACGCTGcatttgaaatga